From the Chiroxiphia lanceolata isolate bChiLan1 chromosome W unlocalized genomic scaffold, bChiLan1.pri scaffold_71_arrow_ctg1, whole genome shotgun sequence genome, one window contains:
- the LOC116781593 gene encoding maestro heat-like repeat-containing protein family member 6 translates to DLEAFPQDLETRSFSEVSLIPVAGALETLLQDLETRSFSEASPIPVAGGLKAILQDLVARSFSEASLFAAQQPEEVQQVQPPQEDAGQERTEEQLRARGRFRRAAQTFMKFMRSRRRQSRITPADVQAQPDTIPTQLTKPDVSTASTAVPAKCDTTTSDPTTHWDTPSTDDVSHCDSVLPGLTEEADATTTEGVASTDTAPVQRLTDTPSLEFLEERAVSAEVTITPDRDMQQRPPTVPKLAWVKEEEKEESPGAAPTQQPEEVQQVQPPQEDAGQERTEEQLRARGRFRRAAQLVCRFIRCIWREEATFMATGDTANSNLFNAQTSAALLDLLVQNGVYKAKQVPAIVRCIHQWLTSNLSAEHRLDKTLVLLTEAHPVDVAVTLLRSAPACDRAARTMWKTLVSSRGTKEPVLQILFRVLEYWPAHRRRTSDGDESDVFALAATVALWEILQLSWCPGAVKDNFPRLLPTLLFQVFISTEEMSEEVETFWRRCREQRSLPPNPNRFAVQTVKALLLQLLDEDVLMAIARKCVWDMLLKADSHHYAVGLLARELCRVSRSICRSIAVSLLPRLSREEPLWELPALAFLVEVLHCLNPRQCGPSVLQIISRHLRSQCPERRRLALRGLVVLSKAPSMAKSIRSLNESLLELLQDADTDAVQMTLSAFINVLGLKIIQISSPIALKLLEALRPLFDNEHSQLQQLSMLLFREVMEATERSKSLKPPVYLSLVPFYFNWHDENQRVAEASRRALFGAARFLKWRDLEHLVTMEQPWRFPECLLEKDRSRVGQYVRQALPYLESPEEPLRKLAIKFLGIAARSMKQEQPELQLICQALQGISDDSPTVSNLAVETLHIIRTVRRTPFFPFR, encoded by the exons gtGACCTCGAGGCCTTTCCGCAGGACTTGGAGACCCGGAGTTTCTCCGAGGTGTCTCTAATCCCTGTGGCAGGTGCCCTCGAGACCCTTTTGCAGGACTTGGAGACCCGGAGCTTCTCCGAGGCGTCTCCAATCCCTGTGGCAGGTGGCCTCAAGGCCATTCTGCAGGACTTAGTGGCCCGGAGTTTCTCCGAGGCGTCTCTCTTTGCAG cacagcagcctgaaGAGGTGCAGCAGGTGCAGCCCCCGCAGGAGG ATGCAGGCCAGGAGCGGACAGAAGAGCAGCTCCGTGCCCGTGGCCGCTTccgcagggcagcacag ACATTTATGAAATTCATGCGCAGTCGGCGTAGACAGTCCAGGATCACACCAGCTGATGTCCAGGCCCAGCCTGACACCATCCCGACCCAGCTGACAAAGCCTGATGTCAGCACCGCATCGACTGCTGTCCCAGCAAAGTGTGACACCACAACCAGTGATCCCACAACCCACTGGGACACCCCATCGACCGATGATGTGTCACACTGTGACTCTGTGCTGCCTGGTCTCACGGAGGAGGCCGACGCCACAACGACGGAGGGCGTGGCGAGCACTGACACCGCGCCTGTTCAGCGCCTGACTGATACCCCCAGCCTGGAGTTTCTTGAGGAGAGAGCTGTCTCTGCTGAA GTAACCATAACACCAGACAGAGACATGCAGCAGAGACCCCCCACGGTGCCCAAGCTGGCCtgggtgaaggaggaggagaaggaggaaagccctggggctgctccaacACAGCAACCTGAAGAGGTGCAGCAGGTGCAGCCCCCACAGGAGG ATGCAGGCCAGGAGCGGACAGAAGAGCAGCTCCGTGCCCGTGGCCGCTTccgcagggcagcacag CTGGTTTGCAGATTCATCAGATGCATTTGGCGTGAAGAGGCCACTTTCATGGCCACTGGGGACACGGCAAACTCGAACCTCTTCAATGCCCAGACCAGCGCTGCCCTGCTGGATTTGCTTGTGCAGAACGGTGTctacaaagcaaagcaa GTGCCGGCCATAGTCAGGTGCATCCACCAGTGGCTCACATCCAATCTGtctgctgagcacaggctggACAAGACTCTTGTCCTGCTGACCGAGGCACACCCTGTGGATGTTGCAGTGACCCTGCTgcgctctgccccagcctgtgACAG agctgctcgCACCATGTGGAAGACGCTCGTCTCCTCCAGAGGGACTAAGGAGCCGGTGCTGCAGATCCTCTTCCGTGTGCTGGAATACTGGCCAGCGCACAGGAGACGCACCTCTGATGGGGATGAGAGCGATGtctttgccctggct GCAACTGTGGCACTCTGGGAGATCCTCCAGCTGTCCTGGTGCCCAGGGGCAGTGAAGGACAATTTCCCCCGCCTCCTTCCGACTCTGCTCTTCCAAGTTTTCATCAGCACAGAGGAGATGTCAGAGGAGGTCGAGACCTTCTGGAGGCGATGCCGGGAGCAGCGCAGCCTTCCCCCCAACCCCAAcag GTTTGCAGTGCAGACCGTTaaagccctgctgctccagctgctggatgagGACGTGCTGATGGCGATCGCTCGCAAGTGTGTCTGGGACATGCTCCTCAAGGCTGACAGCCACCACTATGCAGTGGGTCTGCTGGCCAG ggagctgtgccGTGTCTCCCGCTCCATCTGCCGCAGCATCGCCGTCAGCCTGCTCCCGCGGCTCAGCAGGGAAGAGCCCCTGTGGGAACTGCCTGCCCTGGCCTTCCTGGTGGAG GTCCTGCACTGCCTGAACCCCAGACAATGTGGGCCCAGCGTCCTGCAGATAATTTCAAGGCACCTGCGCAGCCAGTGCCCGGAGAGGCGTCGCCTGGCGCTCCGAGGCCTGGTGGTGCTCAGCAAGGCTCCCTCAATG GCTAAGAGCATCCGGAGCCTGAATGAAAGCCTCCTGGAGCTACTGCAGGATGCAGACACGGACGCAGTTCAGATGACCCTCTCAGCATTCATCAATGTACTGGGCTTGAAAATCATCCAAATATCCAGCCCAATTGCCCTGAAGTTGCTTGAGGCGCTGCGGCCACTCTTTGACAAC gagcacagccagctgcagcagctctccatgCTCCTCTTCCGGGAGGTGATGGAGGCGACAGAGAGGAGCAAGAGCCTGAAGCCACCCGTGTACCTGAGTCTGGTGCCATTCTACTTCAACTGGCACGATGAGAACCAGCGTGTGGCAGAG GCCTCTCGGAGAGCACTGTTTGGTGCAGCCAGGTTCCTGAAGTGGAGGGACCTTGAGCACTTGGTGACCATGGAGCAGCCATGGAGGTTTCCCGAGTGCCTG ctggaaaaggacagGAGCCGAGTGGGCCAGTACGTGCGCCAGGCCCTGCCGTACCTGGAGAGCCCAGAGGAGCCCCTGCGAAAGCTGGCCATCAAGTTTCTGG ggatcgCCGCCAGGTCCAtgaagcaggagcagccagagctgcagctcatctGCCAAG cccTTCAAGGCATTTCTGATGACAGCCCTACTGTCTCAAACCTGGCCGTTGAAACGCTCCACATCATCAGGACTGTACGGAGAACTCCATTCTTCCCATTCCGGTAG